The proteins below come from a single Prolixibacter sp. NT017 genomic window:
- a CDS encoding MBL fold metallo-hydrolase: MRKQMCELTPEINKSTTQTIDGVTANALGLKQMSYIGDGVDIEKHMKNIGFYINMDGARIFHSGDIKMDNFEDYMAQSGKWKDPVDVAFLY; the protein is encoded by the coding sequence GTGAGAAAACAGATGTGCGAACTCACACCCGAAATAAATAAAAGTACCACACAAACCATTGATGGGGTGACCGCGAATGCTCTCGGGTTAAAACAGATGTCGTATATAGGGGATGGTGTTGATATTGAGAAGCATATGAAAAATATAGGGTTTTACATCAATATGGATGGTGCCCGGATTTTTCATTCGGGCGATATAAAAATGGATAATTTCGAAGATTACATGGCCCAAAGCGGGAAGTGGAAAGATCCGGTAGATGTGGCATTTCTTTACTAA
- a CDS encoding TIM-barrel domain-containing protein, whose protein sequence is MKKLATKIALLFALFVSTANAQSYKMTDIGVKAEIDAVNIEIQFYTPSIVRVLKYPQGNVCTKQSLSVIKKLEKVAFRTKKVGDNLVLTSKSLSVSINMNSGQVSFNSGNQLPLFKEKAGTTSFTVMNDAGEKSYTVSQSFELEKDEEIYGLGQQQQGKMSKRNVSLKMVQGNLDDYIPFFQSVKGYGLFWDNYSPTQFDDNKEGTTFKSEVGDCIDYYFMNGGNADGVIACMRDLTGQAPMFPLWTYGFWQSRERYKTQDELVDVVKKYRELNVPLDGIIQDWRYWGNNYLWNAMEFLNPGFQDPQKMVDDVHALNAHMIISIWSSFGPMTKQFRELEKMNALFNFKTWPESGSEKFPVNKDYPSGVKVYDAYNPKARDLYWKYLNNGIFKLGMDGWWMDSTEPDHLDEKSTDFDNKTYLGSFRKVRNAYPLMTVGGVYQHQREVTSDKRVFILTRSAFAGQQRYGANTWSGDVTASWETLKNQISAGLNFSLSAIPNWNSDIGGFFLQKFKNPLENPDYRELQVRWMEFGAFCPMMRSHGEGYPREIYQFGKKGNPTYDAIEKYINLRYSLLPYIYSTSWQVTANQSSMMRALVMDFAADKQAINLNDEFMFGKSLLVSPVTKPMYWKNVAKGNDSVKVEDFSSVKTKEVYLPKGTDWYDFWTGEKVNGGQTIQKETPLDIIPLYVKAGSILLVGPKVQYATEKKWNSLEIRIYEGANGEFTLYEDENDNYNYEKGIYSTILFSWNDKQKSLTIHKRNGKFPGMLESRSFNIVIVSPAQGHGGELSTTPDKLVTYDGNKVVVNF, encoded by the coding sequence ATGAAAAAACTGGCGACTAAAATTGCGTTGCTGTTCGCCCTTTTTGTGAGTACTGCAAATGCACAGTCATACAAAATGACGGATATCGGAGTGAAGGCTGAAATTGATGCCGTAAATATTGAAATTCAGTTTTATACTCCATCTATTGTAAGGGTTCTGAAATATCCACAAGGGAATGTTTGCACAAAGCAGAGCCTGTCGGTTATAAAAAAACTGGAGAAAGTTGCATTTCGTACAAAAAAAGTTGGAGATAATCTTGTTTTGACAAGCAAGTCGTTGAGCGTTTCGATTAATATGAATAGTGGTCAGGTTAGTTTTAATTCAGGAAACCAGCTGCCATTATTCAAAGAAAAAGCAGGTACGACATCATTTACCGTCATGAATGATGCGGGAGAAAAATCATACACCGTGTCTCAGTCCTTCGAACTGGAAAAGGATGAAGAAATCTACGGATTGGGCCAGCAGCAACAGGGGAAAATGTCGAAACGCAACGTAAGCCTTAAAATGGTACAGGGTAATCTCGATGATTATATCCCGTTTTTTCAGTCAGTGAAGGGCTATGGTTTGTTTTGGGACAACTATTCGCCCACTCAATTTGATGATAACAAGGAGGGGACGACTTTTAAGTCTGAAGTAGGAGATTGCATCGATTACTATTTTATGAACGGGGGTAACGCCGATGGTGTGATTGCTTGCATGCGCGACCTTACCGGTCAGGCACCCATGTTTCCGTTGTGGACATACGGATTCTGGCAAAGCCGCGAGCGTTATAAAACCCAGGATGAGTTAGTTGATGTCGTGAAAAAATACAGGGAACTCAATGTGCCTTTGGATGGAATTATCCAGGACTGGCGATACTGGGGGAACAATTATTTATGGAATGCCATGGAGTTTCTTAATCCGGGATTTCAGGATCCTCAAAAAATGGTAGATGATGTTCACGCGCTTAACGCTCACATGATTATTTCAATTTGGAGTTCATTTGGGCCAATGACAAAGCAATTCCGTGAGTTAGAGAAAATGAATGCCTTGTTCAATTTTAAAACATGGCCTGAATCCGGATCCGAAAAATTCCCTGTTAATAAGGATTATCCTTCCGGCGTTAAGGTTTATGATGCTTACAATCCTAAAGCACGCGATTTATACTGGAAATACTTGAATAATGGTATCTTCAAATTGGGCATGGATGGTTGGTGGATGGATTCGACAGAACCCGATCATTTGGATGAGAAATCAACTGATTTTGATAATAAAACCTATTTGGGTAGCTTTCGGAAAGTGCGGAATGCTTATCCGTTAATGACCGTTGGAGGAGTTTATCAACATCAGCGCGAGGTAACTTCCGATAAACGTGTTTTTATACTTACCCGTTCTGCTTTTGCAGGTCAGCAACGCTATGGTGCAAATACCTGGTCGGGCGACGTTACTGCATCGTGGGAAACGTTGAAAAATCAGATCTCTGCGGGCCTTAATTTTTCACTTTCAGCCATACCCAACTGGAACTCGGATATTGGTGGCTTCTTTCTGCAAAAATTCAAAAATCCACTCGAAAACCCCGATTACAGGGAGTTACAAGTCCGTTGGATGGAGTTCGGGGCTTTTTGCCCGATGATGCGTTCGCACGGCGAGGGATACCCGCGAGAGATCTACCAGTTTGGTAAAAAAGGCAACCCTACTTACGACGCGATTGAAAAATATATCAACTTAAGATATAGCTTATTACCATACATTTATTCGACATCGTGGCAGGTTACAGCCAATCAGTCCAGTATGATGCGCGCGCTGGTAATGGATTTTGCCGCCGACAAACAGGCAATAAATCTCAATGATGAATTTATGTTTGGTAAATCGTTGTTGGTAAGCCCTGTAACTAAACCTATGTATTGGAAAAATGTAGCAAAGGGAAACGATTCGGTTAAAGTGGAGGATTTTAGTTCGGTAAAAACAAAAGAAGTTTACTTGCCGAAAGGAACAGACTGGTACGACTTCTGGACAGGCGAAAAAGTAAACGGCGGTCAAACCATCCAAAAAGAAACCCCGCTGGATATTATTCCGCTCTATGTAAAAGCTGGTTCAATATTACTGGTAGGGCCAAAAGTGCAATACGCTACCGAAAAGAAATGGAACAGTCTTGAAATCCGCATTTATGAGGGAGCAAACGGTGAATTCACACTCTACGAAGATGAAAATGACAATTATAACTATGAAAAAGGGATTTATTCAACCATTCTCTTTTCATGGAACGATAAACAAAAATCGCTTACAATACATAAACGAAATGGTAAATTCCCGGGTATGCTTGAAAGTAGGTCGTTCAATATTGTCATCGTTAGTCCTGCTCAGGGGCATGGTGGAGAATTATCGACGACCCCGGATAAGCTGGTTACATATGACGGAAATAAAGTTGTTGTGAATTTTTGA
- a CDS encoding alpha-L-fucosidase produces MKKRFIILTWMVLMGVVPSFRANAQYQIPQKLKWWYNDRFGMFIHFGSYSYLAHGEWAFSVEHWKKADYQQQVSSHFNPSKFDANEIVQLAKDAGMKYIVITAKHHEGFSMWDTRVKSFKDVTGKKMYSLQRFTPFGKRDVLMELKKACDAAGIKCCLYYSILDWSHSSQEISHINGSTYSTMKSDSARTAYIRDMKAQLKELIDRYHPASLWFDGDWTYNAGKPTLEKWWTKADGIDLYNYLVKLDPNLVVNERVCRSFGLGDYECPEQNVPDAPLDRQWETCQTMNHSWGYNKNDHDYKSTKALIQELVKVVSRDGNYLLNIGPKGDGTVPEQTADKLKAIGKWMDIYGQSIYGATRSPFKTEPEWGFYTKKKGKLFAHVFSWPQDGILLVPALKNSVTKVYLMNDPDKALDYTVENGNIRISLPAKVPNSDDSVVVLDVPTDKQ; encoded by the coding sequence ATGAAAAAGCGTTTCATCATACTCACGTGGATGGTATTGATGGGCGTTGTTCCATCGTTCCGGGCAAATGCCCAGTATCAAATTCCTCAGAAGTTAAAGTGGTGGTACAATGACCGTTTTGGTATGTTCATCCACTTTGGTAGCTATTCGTATTTGGCGCATGGCGAATGGGCATTTAGTGTTGAACACTGGAAAAAGGCCGATTATCAGCAGCAAGTCTCGTCTCATTTTAATCCATCGAAGTTCGATGCCAATGAAATTGTTCAACTGGCAAAGGATGCGGGCATGAAGTACATTGTCATCACCGCTAAACACCATGAAGGTTTCAGCATGTGGGACACCAGAGTGAAAAGCTTTAAGGATGTAACGGGCAAAAAAATGTACAGCCTTCAGCGTTTTACACCTTTCGGGAAACGCGATGTGCTGATGGAGCTAAAAAAAGCCTGCGACGCCGCCGGCATCAAATGCTGTCTCTATTATTCCATCCTTGACTGGAGCCATTCTTCGCAGGAGATTAGCCATATCAATGGCTCGACTTACTCAACCATGAAGTCGGATTCGGCCCGGACGGCCTACATCCGGGATATGAAAGCGCAATTGAAGGAATTAATTGACCGCTATCATCCCGCCTCGCTTTGGTTTGATGGTGATTGGACGTACAATGCAGGCAAGCCAACCCTTGAAAAATGGTGGACGAAAGCGGACGGGATCGATCTGTATAATTACTTGGTGAAACTTGATCCGAACCTGGTGGTCAACGAACGGGTGTGCCGCAGTTTTGGCCTGGGGGATTATGAATGTCCGGAACAAAATGTACCCGACGCACCGTTGGATCGCCAGTGGGAAACTTGCCAAACGATGAACCACTCGTGGGGCTACAATAAAAACGACCATGACTACAAATCAACCAAAGCGTTGATCCAGGAATTGGTAAAAGTAGTTTCACGTGATGGAAATTACCTGCTCAATATCGGCCCCAAAGGAGATGGAACCGTTCCGGAACAAACCGCCGACAAGCTAAAAGCCATAGGAAAATGGATGGACATTTACGGTCAAAGCATATACGGCGCTACACGCAGCCCGTTTAAGACTGAACCCGAATGGGGTTTTTATACCAAAAAGAAAGGCAAATTATTCGCCCATGTATTTTCGTGGCCTCAGGATGGAATTCTTTTAGTTCCGGCACTTAAAAATTCCGTTACAAAAGTGTATTTGATGAATGATCCCGACAAAGCGCTTGATTATACAGTCGAAAACGGGAATATTCGGATTTCGTTGCCGGCAAAGGTTCCGAACAGCGACGATTCTGTGGTTGTTCTTGATGTTCCTACTGACAAGCAGTAA
- a CDS encoding glycoside hydrolase family 97 protein, which yields MKKATYSLSLFLLAVLFIVNCNAATKPKVYQLESPDRQIVLCIQAGADLSWTLINAGDTILAPSLISLQLADGTALGRNVQVKSAKRLSVNEELKAINYRKDSVTDNYNQLTITCKGDFGIIFRAYNDGVAYRFYSSKKGGIVIANEDANFNFKADYKAWVPYVRDLREGDPFESAFEAVYDHIPLSDFRADSLAILPLLVDLGNQNKAMLMETDLEDYPGMYYKINDPTKFGVHGIFPKYPLKERVGGFDSLDFVVTKRADFIAKTTAPRAFPWRIVFLSHNDKELADNDMVQRLAAPSRIADVSWIKPGKVAWDWWNDWNISHVDFRAGINTPTYKYYIDFASDYGVEYVVLDEGWYKGHDVMTPSDKIDLKEILAYAKNKHVDIILWASWHDFDRVKEQAFAKYLVMGVKGFKVDFFDRDDQLAMHSCYELAEMAAHYKMILDYHGMKPSGLQCTWPNVLNFEGVKGMENVKWATDNVPPYDVTLPFMRMMTGPMDYTPGAMRNATKANFHPSNSMPMSQGTRVHQLAMYVVFEAPLQMMADNPTAYRKESECARFIAKTPTVFDQTKILDAKVSKYIVTARRKGDDWYVGAMTNWDSRTLSVALSFLPEGKYKAEIFCDGVNADRDATDYKREIKIVSNKDKIEMNLAPGGGWTARIEKIKP from the coding sequence ATGAAAAAAGCAACCTATTCCCTTTCCCTTTTTTTGCTTGCAGTCCTTTTTATTGTCAACTGCAATGCTGCAACCAAACCGAAAGTCTACCAACTGGAATCACCTGACAGACAAATTGTTTTGTGCATACAGGCTGGTGCCGATTTGTCCTGGACATTGATAAATGCCGGCGATACGATATTGGCGCCGTCATTGATTTCGCTTCAATTGGCAGACGGAACGGCTTTGGGCCGAAATGTACAGGTAAAATCAGCCAAAAGGCTTTCAGTCAACGAAGAACTAAAAGCAATCAATTACCGGAAGGATAGCGTCACCGACAACTACAATCAGTTGACCATAACGTGTAAAGGCGATTTTGGTATCATTTTCAGGGCTTACAACGATGGGGTGGCCTATCGTTTTTATTCTTCAAAGAAAGGAGGCATCGTCATTGCCAACGAAGATGCGAACTTCAACTTTAAGGCAGATTATAAAGCCTGGGTGCCTTATGTTCGCGATTTGCGTGAAGGAGACCCATTTGAATCGGCATTCGAAGCGGTGTATGACCATATTCCTTTGTCAGATTTCAGGGCAGACTCGTTGGCGATTCTGCCTCTCTTGGTCGATTTAGGGAACCAGAATAAAGCCATGCTCATGGAAACCGATCTGGAGGATTATCCGGGGATGTATTACAAAATAAATGACCCTACAAAATTTGGCGTTCATGGTATTTTTCCAAAATATCCTTTGAAAGAACGGGTAGGTGGATTTGACAGCCTTGATTTTGTGGTCACTAAAAGAGCTGACTTTATCGCTAAAACGACAGCCCCTCGTGCCTTCCCGTGGAGAATCGTTTTCCTTAGCCATAACGATAAAGAGTTGGCGGACAATGATATGGTTCAACGGTTGGCTGCGCCGTCCCGCATTGCCGATGTTTCGTGGATTAAGCCCGGCAAAGTGGCGTGGGACTGGTGGAACGACTGGAACATTTCACATGTCGATTTCCGCGCAGGCATAAATACCCCGACCTACAAATATTACATTGACTTTGCTTCGGATTACGGAGTGGAATATGTGGTGCTTGACGAAGGCTGGTACAAAGGGCACGATGTGATGACCCCCTCGGATAAGATCGACCTGAAAGAAATTCTGGCCTATGCCAAAAACAAGCATGTGGATATTATCCTGTGGGCATCGTGGCACGACTTCGATAGGGTGAAAGAGCAAGCGTTTGCCAAATATTTGGTCATGGGCGTCAAAGGATTCAAGGTCGACTTTTTTGACCGCGACGATCAACTGGCGATGCACTCGTGCTACGAATTGGCCGAAATGGCGGCACATTACAAAATGATCCTTGATTATCATGGCATGAAACCTTCGGGCCTCCAATGCACATGGCCAAACGTGCTGAATTTCGAGGGCGTGAAGGGCATGGAAAACGTCAAATGGGCAACCGACAATGTTCCGCCTTATGATGTGACACTTCCGTTTATGCGCATGATGACCGGCCCGATGGATTACACACCCGGCGCCATGCGCAACGCAACAAAGGCAAATTTTCACCCATCGAACTCAATGCCAATGAGCCAGGGAACCCGCGTCCACCAACTAGCTATGTACGTGGTGTTCGAAGCGCCATTGCAAATGATGGCCGATAATCCGACAGCCTACCGGAAAGAATCGGAGTGTGCGCGGTTTATTGCCAAAACGCCGACTGTATTCGACCAAACGAAAATATTGGATGCCAAAGTATCAAAGTACATTGTAACAGCCCGTCGTAAAGGTGATGACTGGTATGTTGGAGCAATGACCAATTGGGACAGCCGTACGCTTAGCGTCGCCCTCTCTTTTTTACCTGAAGGCAAATACAAAGCCGAGATATTCTGCGACGGGGTGAATGCAGACCGCGATGCTACCGACTACAAACGTGAAATCAAAATCGTTTCCAACAAGGATAAAATTGAAATGAACCTGGCACCGGGTGGCGGATGGACGGCCAGGATTGAGAAAATTAAACCTTGA
- a CDS encoding cellulase family glycosylhydrolase, translating to MDPILTVSVSELTFEAEGGESTITIECNDSWSTSNSVSWLQLSQLSGSGGSSKIELSTTVNSTGATRSTTIVVSSSNGQSRRITVSQPSQLFPSYNTSPQAPDNTGMASTAMELAAKMKLGWNIGNTMEAPGGESGWGNPAITEDYVKFVKQQGFNAIRIPCAWDWHHVVDKKTARIDPAWLNRVKEVVGYCVNNDMYVLLNIHWDGGWLENNCTPEKKDSVNAKQKAYWEQIATAMRDFDEHLMFASANEPNVDNAEQMEVLLSYHQTFVNAVRSTGGRNSYRVLVVQGPGTNIEKSNDLMDMPTDEIEGRLMAEVHFYSPSQFCILNEDVDWGKMAYYWGKDYHSDIEPERNATYGEEDAVDQSFSLAKSKFVDKGIPVILGEYGAYRRGNTQNVPKELDKHNNSVDHWITYVTRKALENGLIPFWWDTGGVLDRSNYTVKDQRTIDAIMAGANQ from the coding sequence GTGGATCCCATCCTGACGGTTTCTGTCAGTGAGCTTACTTTTGAAGCAGAGGGAGGGGAGTCAACGATAACGATAGAATGCAACGATTCCTGGAGTACAAGCAATTCTGTGTCGTGGTTACAGTTAAGTCAACTTTCAGGGAGTGGTGGAAGCAGTAAGATTGAATTGTCAACGACGGTTAACAGTACAGGAGCAACCCGCTCGACGACCATTGTCGTTAGCTCTTCAAACGGCCAATCTCGCCGGATTACAGTTTCGCAGCCCAGCCAATTATTCCCTTCTTACAATACATCGCCACAGGCGCCCGACAATACTGGAATGGCCAGTACAGCAATGGAGTTGGCAGCAAAAATGAAACTGGGCTGGAACATCGGCAACACGATGGAAGCTCCCGGAGGAGAATCAGGCTGGGGAAACCCTGCTATCACAGAAGACTATGTGAAATTTGTCAAGCAGCAAGGTTTCAATGCGATTCGCATTCCTTGCGCCTGGGACTGGCACCATGTGGTGGACAAAAAAACTGCACGCATCGATCCTGCGTGGCTCAACAGGGTAAAAGAAGTGGTAGGCTATTGTGTGAACAATGACATGTATGTGCTTCTAAATATCCATTGGGATGGAGGCTGGCTCGAGAACAACTGTACACCGGAAAAAAAGGATTCGGTAAACGCCAAACAAAAAGCTTACTGGGAGCAAATCGCAACGGCCATGCGCGATTTTGACGAACACCTGATGTTTGCCAGTGCCAACGAGCCGAATGTAGATAACGCAGAACAAATGGAAGTACTACTTTCCTATCATCAAACTTTTGTAAACGCAGTTCGCTCTACAGGAGGAAGAAACAGCTATCGGGTGCTTGTAGTTCAGGGGCCTGGCACGAATATTGAAAAAAGTAATGATCTGATGGACATGCCCACGGATGAGATTGAGGGGCGTTTGATGGCTGAGGTACATTTTTACAGTCCTTCTCAATTCTGCATATTGAATGAAGACGTCGACTGGGGTAAAATGGCTTACTACTGGGGTAAAGATTATCATTCAGATATTGAGCCTGAACGCAATGCTACCTACGGAGAAGAGGATGCAGTAGATCAGTCGTTTAGTTTGGCAAAAAGCAAATTTGTAGACAAGGGTATCCCGGTAATCTTGGGTGAGTATGGTGCTTACAGGAGGGGCAATACCCAAAATGTACCTAAAGAATTGGATAAACACAATAATTCAGTGGATCATTGGATCACTTATGTAACAAGAAAAGCATTAGAAAATGGCTTAATTCCATTCTGGTGGGACACTGGCGGCGTATTGGATAGATCAAATTATACCGTAAAAGATCAGCGGACGATTGATGCTATCATGGCAGGAGCAAACCAATAA
- a CDS encoding glycan-binding surface protein, whose translation MKNRIDKYTYYWQAIFLAAVILFVGACQKDKVEPPVITGVVNYAASPNDTAVTTIQTGQWVVLLGHHLSGVSQVYFGSVPAKINTALFADESLVVQLPDIQFESVPADELNTVTAISEGGTATFNINIIGVPLISRVRNNEASPNDTVVHVLYPGDEINIVGYSLQNATEILFQGIAADLSKVVYTDTSAIVQVPADLSGSQASLANTITYSTAVGSTNFSIKIVGPPVISYISLEVPHEGDLVHLYGYNFTSIQSFTFAGTEITDYEVSADESVLSFVSPALSQSGPVEIITQSGSFTTAYNVNDIAFINSGGVGILANMEWGDYFGWGWGNGDVSLWSSDPNTTGWPSYNTEYGVGYSMYLVYKSGPLEAGEDGYLEGWGGNQILINDAGGQWVPTENLDDSGDNWAMKFEMKVIKPWSGGTLCIRTANASNYIARYEPWKVSASKTIPVTTDGWQTVTIPLSSFRLDDGEGDPISKITDIVGSSGKTYFRIYLHNYRNSTTDNFEAAFDNFRVVRR comes from the coding sequence ATGAAAAATAGAATAGATAAATACACCTATTACTGGCAGGCAATTTTTCTGGCAGCGGTGATCCTATTTGTGGGCGCTTGTCAGAAGGATAAAGTAGAACCACCGGTTATTACGGGTGTCGTAAATTATGCCGCTTCTCCCAATGATACGGCTGTTACCACGATACAGACCGGCCAGTGGGTCGTTTTGTTGGGACATCACCTGAGTGGAGTTAGCCAGGTGTATTTTGGCTCTGTACCTGCTAAAATTAACACTGCACTTTTTGCCGATGAAAGTCTTGTTGTGCAATTACCTGATATCCAGTTTGAATCAGTTCCGGCAGATGAACTAAATACCGTTACCGCAATCAGTGAAGGGGGGACGGCTACATTTAATATCAATATTATTGGTGTACCATTGATCTCTCGTGTGAGAAATAATGAAGCTTCTCCAAATGATACGGTTGTTCATGTGTTGTACCCCGGTGATGAAATCAATATTGTCGGATATAGCCTCCAGAATGCCACAGAAATATTATTTCAGGGTATTGCTGCCGATTTGAGCAAAGTGGTTTATACCGACACAAGCGCAATCGTCCAGGTTCCTGCTGATTTATCGGGTTCCCAGGCTTCGCTGGCAAATACCATTACTTATTCCACCGCGGTTGGGTCAACTAATTTCTCCATTAAAATTGTTGGTCCTCCGGTTATATCATATATCTCATTAGAGGTACCCCATGAAGGTGATTTGGTTCATTTATACGGATATAACTTTACCTCAATTCAAAGTTTTACTTTCGCTGGTACAGAAATAACCGACTACGAAGTATCGGCAGATGAGTCTGTTCTTAGCTTTGTTTCACCGGCTTTGTCTCAAAGCGGTCCGGTTGAGATTATAACTCAGTCGGGTTCATTTACAACTGCTTATAATGTGAATGACATTGCGTTTATAAACTCCGGTGGCGTAGGTATTTTGGCCAACATGGAGTGGGGCGACTACTTCGGCTGGGGCTGGGGTAATGGCGATGTGAGTCTTTGGAGCTCAGACCCCAATACTACAGGTTGGCCTTCCTATAATACTGAATATGGTGTTGGTTACAGTATGTACCTTGTCTATAAAAGCGGTCCTCTGGAAGCCGGAGAAGATGGTTATCTTGAAGGTTGGGGAGGAAATCAAATTCTTATCAACGATGCCGGTGGTCAGTGGGTACCAACTGAGAACCTGGATGATTCCGGCGACAATTGGGCCATGAAATTTGAAATGAAGGTTATTAAACCATGGAGCGGAGGTACGCTTTGTATCAGAACAGCAAATGCTAGTAATTATATAGCACGATACGAACCGTGGAAGGTATCAGCCAGTAAGACTATTCCCGTTACAACTGACGGGTGGCAAACAGTAACTATCCCGTTATCCTCGTTCCGTCTTGATGACGGTGAAGGTGATCCTATTTCAAAAATCACGGATATAGTCGGTAGCTCAGGAAAGACATACTTTAGAATTTATCTTCATAACTATCGCAATTCAACTACAGACAATTTTGAAGCTGCCTTTGACAATTTTAGGGTGGTAAGACGATAG
- a CDS encoding RagB/SusD family nutrient uptake outer membrane protein, giving the protein MNLKSKIFYPALLVAGLLASCNKDFLDRPPLSQISTENFYQTTSDLKLATAALYAGAPWSEYTYTSYLTIGDVMSGNMVLGYNDDAVQLNTFSVTGLNGAVVANWRGMYKVIAHCNTTINAINAKTPKSVPEADKNAALAEARFIRAYAYYNLGLLWGDVPIIEDNTKLISSPLVPRNLVNDVYRFIVNDLTFATRNLPEAVGSDWERGRVTTWSAQGLLAKVYLSWSGLAPKSIGKRDQALLDSAKLYAGNVCKNSGLELMDNYADLFKTENNYNDEALFALRWDPTTSGWFEGNMLQIYSPGGTEISADGQAGWFGIRPTYDMYLQYSADDTIRRKATFMLKGDYYPELNAAGGGYTFTGESGLKKHIIGTKKDNNVPIMTLTSSAEHNALLRLADVYLVYAEAILGNNSSTSDADALMYFNKVRTRAGVQPVNSIDADILLKERRIELAAESQYWGDLVSLSYYNPQKAISLLNGGERVPFTYNDGVAEPENPFGVITPATANSFRLPIPSSEITANPKLLDAPVPYY; this is encoded by the coding sequence ATGAATTTAAAATCAAAAATATTTTATCCGGCGCTTTTGGTTGCCGGGCTATTGGCCTCCTGTAATAAGGACTTTCTCGATCGTCCTCCACTATCGCAGATCAGTACAGAAAACTTCTATCAAACTACTTCTGATTTAAAGCTGGCAACCGCTGCTTTATATGCGGGTGCGCCCTGGTCCGAATATACGTATACCAGCTATTTGACTATTGGCGATGTAATGAGTGGAAACATGGTACTGGGATATAATGATGATGCTGTTCAACTCAATACCTTTTCGGTTACTGGTTTAAACGGAGCCGTAGTTGCCAATTGGAGAGGCATGTACAAGGTAATCGCCCATTGCAATACCACGATTAACGCAATCAATGCTAAAACACCAAAATCTGTTCCCGAAGCAGATAAAAATGCGGCTCTTGCCGAAGCCAGGTTTATTCGTGCATATGCTTACTACAACCTGGGGTTGTTATGGGGTGACGTTCCTATCATCGAAGACAATACCAAACTAATTAGTTCACCTTTGGTTCCCCGCAACCTGGTGAATGATGTATACCGGTTTATTGTAAACGACCTGACGTTTGCCACTAGGAACCTTCCTGAAGCAGTGGGTTCAGACTGGGAGCGCGGAAGGGTGACCACATGGTCTGCACAGGGGTTGCTGGCTAAGGTCTATTTATCATGGTCCGGTTTAGCCCCGAAAAGCATCGGGAAACGCGATCAGGCGCTTTTAGATAGCGCCAAACTATACGCCGGCAATGTTTGTAAAAACAGTGGCCTGGAATTGATGGATAACTATGCCGATCTGTTTAAAACCGAGAATAATTATAACGACGAAGCGCTGTTTGCATTGCGTTGGGACCCCACTACCAGCGGTTGGTTTGAGGGCAACATGTTGCAAATTTATTCTCCGGGCGGTACAGAAATTTCTGCCGACGGACAGGCCGGTTGGTTCGGAATCCGACCTACTTACGATATGTACTTGCAATACTCCGCGGATGATACGATCAGGCGCAAAGCAACCTTTATGCTGAAGGGCGATTATTATCCGGAGTTAAACGCGGCCGGCGGCGGATATACTTTTACCGGCGAATCCGGATTGAAGAAACACATCATTGGCACAAAGAAAGACAACAATGTCCCAATCATGACGTTGACTTCATCTGCCGAACACAATGCCTTGCTGCGACTCGCGGATGTGTACCTGGTTTATGCCGAAGCAATTCTGGGTAACAACAGTTCAACTTCAGATGCTGATGCGCTGATGTATTTTAACAAAGTCCGTACAAGGGCCGGGGTGCAACCGGTAAATTCAATTGATGCCGATATCCTGCTAAAAGAAAGAAGGATCGAGTTGGCAGCAGAAAGTCAGTATTGGGGTGATTTGGTGAGCCTTTCATACTACAACCCACAGAAAGCCATCAGCCTTCTGAATGGAGGAGAGCGTGTTCCCTTCACCTATAATGACGGAGTTGCGGAACCGGAGAATCCCTTTGGCGTTATTACACCGGCTACCGCTAATTCATTCAGGCTCCCGATCCCATCATCTGAAATAACGGCTAATCCAAAGTTGTTAGACGCACCCGTACCTTATTATTAG